A single genomic interval of Oceanithermus profundus DSM 14977 harbors:
- a CDS encoding ABC transporter substrate-binding protein, whose protein sequence is MRKIGILLVFILAALPAWAAGDTLVIAQGVDATTLDPVNHQETPTGNVTAQIFDNFYRRTPDGKYEPWLGEAKALDDLTWELTVRKGVKFHNGEELNAEVIKFNFDRLLNPDKPLKYSTYFKPIKSVEVTGPYTLKVTTEKPFPLFLTRLTYFWVVPKQYIEEKGDAYFANHPVGTGPYKFVRWVKDQEIVLEANEDYWAGKPRIKKVVFRPIPEASSRVAELMTGGVDIITNLAPEAVAVVNGSGVAEARTVPSIRNIFVVLDVKGEGPLHDPKVRQALNYAVDKKSIIEHVLGGNGVPVGCPLNPYIFGYDEALCEPFPYDPEKAKQLLAEAGYPNGFSFTMGSPSGRYLNDRQVAEAIVGQLAKVGVKVELRVQEWSSYVGQILERKIPTDAWLIGWGNAQFDADNTLFTLLYGGTVEGGPPQTRFSYWADPEFDKAVLEAQSVVDQAKRQALYKQALERVRAGAPWIFLYEQEDIYGVNKRVKWQPRPDELIWAFDAEIVK, encoded by the coding sequence ATGCGAAAAATAGGGATCTTGCTGGTTTTTATTCTCGCTGCGCTGCCCGCCTGGGCCGCCGGCGACACCCTGGTGATCGCCCAGGGTGTGGACGCCACCACCCTGGACCCGGTCAACCACCAGGAAACGCCCACGGGCAACGTGACCGCTCAGATCTTCGACAACTTCTACCGCCGCACGCCCGACGGGAAGTACGAACCCTGGTTGGGCGAGGCCAAGGCGCTGGACGACCTCACCTGGGAACTGACCGTGCGCAAGGGCGTGAAGTTCCACAACGGTGAGGAGCTGAACGCCGAGGTCATCAAGTTCAACTTCGACCGCCTGCTCAACCCCGACAAGCCGCTCAAGTACAGCACCTACTTCAAGCCCATCAAGAGCGTGGAGGTGACGGGCCCCTACACCCTCAAGGTCACCACCGAGAAGCCCTTCCCGCTCTTCCTCACCCGCCTGACCTACTTCTGGGTCGTGCCCAAGCAGTACATCGAGGAGAAGGGCGACGCCTACTTCGCCAACCACCCGGTGGGCACCGGGCCCTACAAGTTCGTGCGCTGGGTCAAGGACCAGGAGATCGTCCTCGAGGCCAACGAGGACTACTGGGCGGGCAAGCCCAGGATCAAGAAGGTCGTCTTCCGGCCCATCCCCGAGGCCTCGAGCCGGGTCGCCGAGCTGATGACCGGCGGCGTGGACATCATCACCAACCTCGCCCCCGAGGCCGTGGCCGTGGTCAACGGATCGGGCGTGGCCGAGGCCCGCACCGTGCCCAGCATCCGCAACATCTTCGTCGTCCTCGACGTGAAGGGCGAGGGACCGCTGCACGACCCCAAGGTGCGCCAGGCCCTCAACTACGCGGTGGACAAGAAGTCCATCATCGAGCACGTGCTGGGCGGGAACGGCGTGCCCGTGGGCTGCCCCCTCAACCCCTACATCTTCGGCTACGACGAGGCCCTCTGCGAGCCCTTCCCCTACGACCCCGAAAAGGCCAAGCAGCTGCTGGCCGAGGCCGGCTACCCGAACGGCTTCAGCTTCACCATGGGCAGCCCCTCGGGCCGCTACCTCAACGACCGCCAGGTCGCCGAGGCCATCGTGGGCCAGCTGGCCAAGGTGGGCGTGAAGGTCGAGCTGCGGGTGCAGGAGTGGAGCAGCTACGTGGGGCAGATCCTCGAGCGCAAGATCCCCACGGACGCCTGGCTGATCGGCTGGGGCAACGCCCAGTTCGACGCCGACAACACCCTCTTCACCCTGCTCTACGGCGGCACGGTCGAGGGCGGCCCGCCGCAGACCCGTTTCAGCTACTGGGCCGACCCCGAGTTCGACAAGGCGGTGCTCGAAGCCCAGTCGGTGGTCGACCAGGCCAAGCGCCAGGCGCTCTACAAGCAGGCGCTCGAGCGCGTGCGTGCGGGCGCGCCCTGGATCTTCCTCTACGAACAGGAGGACATCTACGGCGTGAACAAGCGCGTCAAGTGGCAGCCGCGCCCCGACGAGCTCATCTGGGCCTTCGACGCCGAGATCGTGAAGTAG
- a CDS encoding ABC transporter permease, which yields MKRLLRNPAALAGMVIIGLFLLTAALAPLMSPHDPTLQDLAQRLKPPGTEGHLLGTDRLGRDVLARILYGARLSLLISISSVLIGMAIGVPLGLVSGYVGGRLDDLLMRLGDIQLSLPFILLVIAIIAALGPSLTNTILTLGVTSWVVYARVVRGSVLSLKEQDFVQAARALGAPTQRILTRHLLPNAAGPLIVVATLELARIIVSEAALSFLGLSGVPPEVPSWGQMLADGREVLYFGGWWVATFPGVAISLVVLGINLLGDALGEVLDPRSR from the coding sequence ATGAAACGGTTGCTCAGGAACCCCGCCGCCCTGGCCGGAATGGTGATCATCGGCCTCTTCCTGCTCACCGCGGCGCTGGCGCCGCTGATGAGCCCCCACGACCCGACGCTGCAGGACCTGGCGCAGCGCCTCAAGCCCCCCGGCACCGAGGGCCACCTGCTCGGCACCGACCGCCTGGGACGCGACGTGCTCGCGCGCATCCTCTACGGCGCCCGGCTCTCGCTGCTCATCTCCATCAGCAGCGTCCTCATCGGCATGGCCATCGGCGTACCGCTGGGCCTCGTCTCCGGCTACGTCGGCGGCCGGCTCGACGACCTGCTCATGCGCCTGGGCGACATCCAGCTCTCGCTGCCCTTCATCCTGCTCGTGATCGCCATCATCGCCGCGCTGGGTCCGAGCCTCACGAACACGATCCTCACCCTGGGCGTCACCAGCTGGGTCGTCTACGCCCGGGTGGTGCGGGGCTCGGTGCTCTCGCTCAAGGAGCAGGACTTCGTGCAGGCGGCGCGGGCCTTGGGGGCGCCGACGCAGCGCATCCTTACGCGCCACCTGCTCCCCAACGCCGCGGGCCCGCTGATCGTGGTGGCGACGCTCGAGCTGGCCCGCATCATCGTCAGCGAGGCGGCGCTCAGCTTCCTGGGCCTCTCGGGCGTCCCCCCCGAAGTGCCCAGCTGGGGCCAGATGCTGGCCGACGGCCGCGAGGTGCTCTACTTCGGCGGCTGGTGGGTGGCCACCTTCCCCGGCGTGGCCATCAGCCTGGTGGTGCTGGGCATCAACCTGCTGGGCGACGCGCTGGGCGAGGTGCTGGACCCGAGGAGCAGGTGA
- a CDS encoding menaquinone biosynthesis decarboxylase, with product MFRNLGEYLKELERRGELVRVRDEVSAELEITALADAAFKSGGPALLFENVRGRDFPLVIGLYGTPERTARALGVEKLDELAARVQRLLELKPAGGLAGALAMLPKLGELKGLFPKKVRRAPVQEVVLTGEAVDLGRLPVQTCWPADGGPFVTLPQVITRDPETGEYNVGMYRMQVFGPRTTAMHWQLYKTGRKHFEKARALGRRLEVAVALGGDPVLGYAATAPLPELPGLYEYHLAGFLRGRPVELVKAKTVDLWVPAEAEFVLEGYVDPTEPFVTEGPFGDHTGFYTPPSPYPRFHLTALTHRRDAVYPSTIVGPPPMEDAWLIEASERIFLPAAQLVIPEIRDYHMPPAGVAHNWVNVEVEKEYAGQGFKVASGLLGLGQMMSTKVVVVTSDAPPKPGFAALLAAVRHLRPERDVIFGKGPTDELDHAPLAVGFSGKLILDGTVKLAAEGGPAPKPGRPGPVPHPDVVAQHAWPGVLAVAVEKTRPGQVRELARALAADPAVRLLLVADAEISVKDPDALMWWVLANLDPARDAWVEAGRALVLDGTRKLPEEGARPWPEVARLDEATLERTRPLARELGLEG from the coding sequence GTGTTCAGGAACCTGGGCGAATACCTGAAGGAGCTCGAGCGCCGCGGCGAGCTGGTGCGCGTGCGCGACGAGGTTTCCGCCGAGCTCGAGATCACCGCGCTGGCCGACGCCGCCTTCAAGTCGGGCGGGCCGGCGCTGCTCTTCGAAAACGTGCGCGGGCGCGACTTCCCGCTGGTCATCGGCCTCTACGGCACCCCCGAGCGCACCGCGCGGGCGTTGGGGGTGGAGAAGCTCGACGAGCTGGCCGCCAGGGTCCAGCGGCTGCTCGAGCTGAAGCCCGCAGGCGGCCTCGCCGGGGCGCTGGCGATGCTGCCCAAGCTGGGCGAACTCAAGGGGCTTTTCCCCAAGAAGGTGCGGCGCGCGCCGGTGCAGGAGGTGGTGCTTACCGGCGAGGCGGTCGACCTCGGCCGCCTGCCGGTGCAGACCTGCTGGCCCGCGGACGGCGGGCCCTTCGTCACCCTGCCCCAGGTCATCACGCGTGACCCCGAGACCGGCGAGTACAACGTGGGGATGTACCGCATGCAGGTCTTCGGACCGCGCACCACGGCGATGCACTGGCAGCTCTACAAGACCGGGCGCAAGCACTTCGAGAAGGCGCGGGCGCTGGGCCGGCGGCTCGAGGTGGCCGTGGCCCTGGGCGGCGACCCGGTGCTCGGCTACGCCGCCACCGCGCCGCTGCCCGAGCTGCCGGGGCTCTACGAGTACCACCTGGCCGGTTTTTTGCGCGGCCGTCCGGTCGAGCTGGTGAAGGCCAAGACGGTGGATCTGTGGGTTCCGGCCGAGGCCGAGTTCGTGCTCGAGGGGTACGTGGACCCGACCGAGCCCTTCGTCACCGAGGGGCCGTTCGGCGACCACACCGGCTTCTACACCCCGCCCTCGCCCTATCCGCGCTTCCACCTCACCGCCCTCACCCACCGCCGTGATGCGGTCTACCCCAGCACCATCGTCGGCCCCCCGCCCATGGAGGACGCCTGGCTGATCGAGGCCAGTGAGCGCATCTTCCTGCCGGCGGCGCAGCTGGTGATCCCCGAGATTCGCGACTACCACATGCCCCCCGCGGGCGTGGCCCACAACTGGGTGAACGTCGAGGTCGAAAAGGAATACGCCGGGCAGGGGTTCAAGGTGGCGAGCGGGCTCTTGGGCCTGGGGCAGATGATGTCCACCAAGGTCGTCGTCGTCACCAGCGACGCGCCGCCGAAGCCCGGTTTTGCGGCCCTTCTCGCGGCGGTGCGCCACCTGCGACCGGAGCGCGACGTGATCTTCGGCAAGGGGCCCACCGACGAGCTCGACCACGCCCCGCTGGCGGTGGGCTTTTCCGGCAAGTTGATTTTGGATGGGACCGTCAAACTCGCCGCCGAGGGCGGCCCTGCGCCCAAGCCGGGCCGGCCCGGCCCGGTGCCCCACCCCGATGTGGTGGCCCAGCACGCCTGGCCCGGGGTGCTGGCGGTGGCCGTCGAAAAGACCCGGCCCGGGCAGGTGCGCGAGCTGGCGCGCGCGCTGGCGGCGGACCCGGCGGTGCGCCTCTTGCTTGTGGCCGACGCCGAGATAAGCGTAAAAGACCCCGACGCGCTGATGTGGTGGGTGCTGGCCAACCTGGACCCGGCCCGCGACGCCTGGGTCGAGGCCGGGCGCGCCCTGGTGCTCGACGGCACCCGTAAGCTGCCCGAGGAGGGCGCCCGCCCCTGGCCCGAGGTGGCGCGGCTGGACGAGGCGACGCTCGAGCGCACCCGTCCGCTCGCCCGCGAGCTAGGCCTGGAGGGTTGA
- a CDS encoding ABC transporter permease, translating into MLTYVLRRLLLVLVVVWGAATLAFGLLYLSGDPVNLLLPLDASPEAREDLRRAYGFDQPLYVQYGRYLLKLTRGDFGTSLRSEEPALDLVLVRMGPTLLLAGWGLAFAVALGVPAGVLAAVRKGSLAELATMTLALLGQSIPVFWLGLMLILVFGLELRWLPISGAGSWKHLILPTITVGTFVTASIARLTRSGVIQELRSDHVRTARAKGLAGRVVVYKHALRNAAIPVVTIIGLQLGALLSGAVITETIFAWPGIGRFVLIAVSQRDFPVVQATVVVFALLLALVNLIVDLAYLWLDPRVRYA; encoded by the coding sequence ATGCTGACCTACGTTCTGCGCAGGCTCCTGCTCGTCCTCGTCGTCGTCTGGGGCGCAGCCACGCTGGCCTTCGGGCTGCTCTACCTCTCGGGCGACCCCGTCAACCTGCTCCTCCCCCTCGACGCCAGCCCCGAGGCCCGCGAGGACTTGCGCCGCGCCTACGGCTTCGACCAGCCGCTCTACGTCCAGTACGGCCGCTACCTGCTCAAGCTGACCCGGGGCGACTTCGGCACCAGCCTGCGCTCCGAAGAACCGGCCCTCGACCTGGTCCTCGTGCGCATGGGGCCCACGCTGCTGCTCGCCGGCTGGGGGCTGGCCTTCGCGGTGGCCCTGGGGGTGCCCGCGGGGGTGCTGGCGGCGGTGCGCAAGGGCAGCCTCGCCGAGCTCGCGACGATGACGCTGGCGCTCCTGGGCCAGTCGATCCCCGTCTTCTGGCTGGGGCTGATGCTGATCCTGGTCTTCGGGCTCGAGCTCCGCTGGCTGCCCATCTCGGGCGCGGGCAGCTGGAAGCACCTGATCCTGCCCACGATCACCGTGGGCACCTTCGTGACCGCCTCCATCGCACGCCTCACCCGCAGCGGGGTCATCCAGGAACTGCGCAGCGACCACGTGCGCACCGCCCGCGCCAAGGGGCTCGCGGGCCGGGTGGTCGTCTACAAGCACGCCCTGCGCAACGCGGCGATTCCGGTGGTCACCATCATCGGTCTGCAGCTGGGGGCCCTGCTCTCGGGCGCGGTGATCACCGAGACCATCTTCGCCTGGCCGGGCATCGGCCGCTTCGTCCTCATCGCCGTGAGCCAGCGCGACTTCCCCGTCGTCCAGGCGACGGTGGTCGTCTTCGCGCTGCTGCTCGCGCTCGTTAACCTGATCGTCGACCTCGCCTACCTGTGGCTCGACCCGAGGGTGCGGTACGCATGA